The Pelotomaculum isophthalicicum JI region AACTTGTCCAGGCGCTACCATGACCCTAAAAAACGGAATAGAGCGAGTTCTTAAACAAGAACTGCCTGAAGTAAAAAGTGTTGTCGCAGTTTAAGGATTTGTTGAATTTGAAGGACCTCCAAACTTGCTGATGCCTACTGCCAGCGTAAAGCCTACTGAAAGAAAAAGCAGGGAATCTGGCCGGCCTCTTTAGAGACACCGTATGAAACAAGGCGGAAGTTGAGGTCGGCAAATGTTTTTTATAGTGGACGGCGACGATAGAAGGTGATCTAAAAATGAAACACCTGATTATCGGGACTGCCGGTCACGTCAACCACGGTAAAACTGCCCTGGTAAAAGCTATGACTGGTGTTGACACTGACCGGTTAAAAGAAGAAAAAGAGCGGGGTATTTCGATCGAGCTTGGTTTTACCGCCCTTAAGCTGCCGGGTGGACCCAAGTACGGCATTGTTGATGTGCCCGGGAATGAGCGCTTTATTAAAAATATGCTGGCCGGAGCCGGCGGCTTTGACCTGGTGCTTCTAGTGGTTGCCGCGGATGAAGGAGTAATGCCCCAGACCCGTGAACATCTGGACATCATCCAGTTGCTTCAAGTGAAAAAAGGTGTTATTGTCCTGACCAAAGCCGACCTGGTGGATGAAGAATGGGTTGATTTAGTAAAGGAAGAAGTGCGGGATTTTTTAAAGGGCACTGTTTTAGAGGATGCTCCTTTGGTAACAGTATCAGCAGTGGCCGGTCAAGGCATAGACAACTTGCTTGAGTTGCTGGAACGTGTGGCGGAAGATACTCCGGCTAAAACCACAGCCGGTCCGCCAAGACTGCCTGTGGACCGGGTGTTTTCCGTCACGGGTTTTGGTACAGTGGTTACCGGGACGCTTGTAGCGGGTGAAATCCGGGTTGGTGATTCAGTGGAAGTACAGCCCCAAGGACTGATCACACGGGTGCGGTCTCTCCAGTCGCATGGAGAAAAAGTTGAATTTGTAGTGGCAGGGCAGCGGGTAGCGGCAAACCTGGCCGGTCTGGAAGTGGAGCAGATCAGCCGTGGAAGTGTGGTAGCTGGTGTAAACAGTCTTAAATCTTCATACCATCTGGACGTGCATTTGTCATTGCTGAAAAGTGCCGCCAAGCCGCTGAAAAACCGGGCACGAGTTCGTTTTTATCTTGGTTCCGGACAAGCCCTGGGCCGGGTTGTGTTACTGGATCGCGAGGAGCTTGAGCCGGGTGCGATGGCTTTTGCTCAGATTGTGATGGAAGATAGGACGGTCGCAGTCAAGGGGAACAGGTTTGTGATCCGCTCTTATTCACCAATGCGGACAATCGGTGGAGGAGTTGTCATTGACCCGGCGCCGGAACGCAGGCACAAACGCTTTCGCAGCGAAGTCCTAAAGGCTCTGGAAACCTGGGAGAGAGGTACGCCGGCTGAGATTTTGGAACAATATTTGCGGGGAAATCCCGTGTTGCCTGAATTGGCGGACGCGGCGGCAGGGACAGGGCTACAAGTTTCTGAGACCGAAGAATTGGCCCAACAGCTTGCCCTGCAGGGTAAGGTTAAAATAGTACCTGGCGACGGCAAAGCTTACCTGATGCTGACCGAAGTCTACCGGCGCATGGCTGGTGAGTTGCAGCAAATGCTGGAATCCTACCACCGCGAGTATCCCCTGCGGGAAGGATATCCTAAAGAAGAACTTCGTTACCGGAAATTCCCTGTCTTGAATAATAAAGCTTTTCAATTTCTGATTGAAACCATGGAAAATGACCAACTGGTCCGTTGCACGGCTCAGGCGGTCGCCAGCCGGTCATTTGTCTCAGAACCAGGTCCGGAAATGAATTTAATAATTGATAAGATTAGGAAGGAATTAGCCGAAGCAAGTTTTCAGCCCCCGGCATGGAGTGAACTGACCGCTGCGGCGGGCTTAAGTAAGAGCGCTGGTTCGGAACTGTTACGGTATCTTTTAAGAACCGGTGAACTAAAAAAAGTCGGTGAAAATCTTTATTTTCTTGATGAAACTCTCAATACGGCCAGCCGGGTAATCGCCGGCTTTTTGCATCAAAAAGGTGAGATGACAATAGGTGAGTTGCGCGATCTTTTGCAGACTAGCCGCAAATATGCCCTGCCCTTGCTTGGATACTTCGACAAGGAACGGATTACCAGGCGGTTAGGTGACAA contains the following coding sequences:
- the selB gene encoding selenocysteine-specific translation elongation factor, whose translation is MKHLIIGTAGHVNHGKTALVKAMTGVDTDRLKEEKERGISIELGFTALKLPGGPKYGIVDVPGNERFIKNMLAGAGGFDLVLLVVAADEGVMPQTREHLDIIQLLQVKKGVIVLTKADLVDEEWVDLVKEEVRDFLKGTVLEDAPLVTVSAVAGQGIDNLLELLERVAEDTPAKTTAGPPRLPVDRVFSVTGFGTVVTGTLVAGEIRVGDSVEVQPQGLITRVRSLQSHGEKVEFVVAGQRVAANLAGLEVEQISRGSVVAGVNSLKSSYHLDVHLSLLKSAAKPLKNRARVRFYLGSGQALGRVVLLDREELEPGAMAFAQIVMEDRTVAVKGNRFVIRSYSPMRTIGGGVVIDPAPERRHKRFRSEVLKALETWERGTPAEILEQYLRGNPVLPELADAAAGTGLQVSETEELAQQLALQGKVKIVPGDGKAYLMLTEVYRRMAGELQQMLESYHREYPLREGYPKEELRYRKFPVLNNKAFQFLIETMENDQLVRCTAQAVASRSFVSEPGPEMNLIIDKIRKELAEASFQPPAWSELTAAAGLSKSAGSELLRYLLRTGELKKVGENLYFLDETLNTASRVIAGFLHQKGEMTIGELRDLLQTSRKYALPLLGYFDKERITRRLGDKRLPGKALG